GGTCGCGGGCGGCCTGCAGGATCGCCGCACGGTGCTTCGCCTTGAGGGCAGCACGGCGGTCGATCGACAGGGTCACGGCCACGACACTAGGTGCATCGATGCACTCGGTGCAACGACGTGGAGAGCATCTTCAGGTACGTACCCCGGCAGGAACCGTGGTTCTGAACAGATGTGCACGTGGTTGACTGGGCGAGCACGTCCGCCGTACGAAGGAGTACCCGATGCCCGTCCGTCTGTCCCCGCAGCACCTCGACGAGATCGCCGCGAGCGGTGTCGCCGTCCCGAGCTACGACCGCGACGGGATCACCGCCGGCATCGTGCACTTCGGCGTCGGCGGCTTCCACCGGGCGCACCAGGCGATGGTGATCGACCGGCTGCTCCAGCAGGGCGAGGCCCGCGAGTACGGCATCTGCGGCGTCGGCGTGCTCGAGCAGGACCGTCGGATGGCCACGGCGATGGCCGAGCAGGGCGGGCTGTACACGCTCGTGCTCAAGCACCCCGACGGCACCCGCGAGTCCCGTGTCATCGGCAGCATCGTCGACTACCTGCTCGCCGTCGACGACCCCGACGCCGTCGTCGAGAAGATGGCGCACCCGGACACCCGGATCGTCAGCCTGACCATCACCGAGGGTGGCTACAACTTCGACCACGTCACCGGCGAGTTCGTCGCCGACGAGCCGGGCGTCGCGGCCGACCTGCGCGGCGACGGCCCGCCGCACACCGTGTTCGGACTCGTCGTCGAGGCCCTGCGGCGCCGGCGGGACCGTGGGCTGGAGCCCTTCACCGTGATGTCCTGCGACAACATCCAGGGGAACGGGCACGTCGCCCGCGAGATGTTCACCGCCTACGCCCGGCTGCAGGACCCGGCGTTCGCCGACTGGATGGACGAGCACGTCTCGTTCCCGAACTCGATGGTCGACCGCATCACCCCGGTCACCGCCGACGAGGACCGCGCCTGGGTCCGGGACGAGCTCGGCATCGAGGACG
The sequence above is a segment of the Curtobacterium sp. BH-2-1-1 genome. Coding sequences within it:
- a CDS encoding mannitol dehydrogenase family protein, with amino-acid sequence MPVRLSPQHLDEIAASGVAVPSYDRDGITAGIVHFGVGGFHRAHQAMVIDRLLQQGEAREYGICGVGVLEQDRRMATAMAEQGGLYTLVLKHPDGTRESRVIGSIVDYLLAVDDPDAVVEKMAHPDTRIVSLTITEGGYNFDHVTGEFVADEPGVAADLRGDGPPHTVFGLVVEALRRRRDRGLEPFTVMSCDNIQGNGHVAREMFTAYARLQDPAFADWMDEHVSFPNSMVDRITPVTADEDRAWVRDELGIEDAWPVVAEPFFQWVLEDDHPAGRPPYEQADVQIVDDVEPYELMKLRLLNASHQGLCYFGYLSGYRYAHEATQDPAIATFLRRYMDEEGTPTLHPVPGIDLEDYKSTLIERFQNPEVRDTLARLCAESSDRIPKWLLAVVRENLAADRPVTLSAGIVASWARYDEGTDESGEPIQIVDRLAEPLHRIALTQRDDRLAFIRNRQVFGDLVDDDRFVTAYRDALDGLIADGAHATVTRLSRS